The nucleotide window atataaaatatatatatgtatataattagaaattattatcaaatattataaatattttaaaaattcaatgctATTCGAGAatcaattgcaaaaaaaaaaaaaattgttaaatacacCGAAAGCGTTCAcagaatttgtttaaaataattaaataaaatgtttgcaatgaagcgacaaataaaattttaagaaaacacgctttataataaatacaccAAAAGCGTTAGCAGCATTTTATGCTTAAACTGTACTTTTCTTACgtgaattattttttctaatttatactttcaagtagaaaattaaatatttattttcgtttataaaacattaaaacaaatttagttGTTTAAGCATCAAACGAACTTGTTTATacggaatgaaatgaaaaccaaAACCAATTTGGTATACatcaataaaaaatacgaaCAGTTGTACTTGAGtttcaaagaaagaaaaatgtggcttatttaaaaatctcatcggttttgtttgttatatatatattaatatataggcAATATTTCGAACACGTTTAACAATTAAATGCCTAGTGGTTTAAGACAATTTTCACACCAAAAAAATGGAATTCGCGTACttgaatacaattaatatttatattgttaattagtttttagttttactTAAAATGGTAATGATAAACATaccacaatatatatgtatgtatataatataactatATATCTACAATGAATGATTTACAATGtacattttcacaaattttttgaaatattttttctgtgtatatgtatgtgtatgtcatctgtatttgtattaatatagtttttttttgttcaaaatttttaatttctcacgTTATTTACGCTTTCCAAAACACGTACACCATATACATAGATAGCtttgcttttaaatatatacattcattAAAAATCTGTCCCAAAAATAAGTTTGTTTAATATAAATGAAgcctttaaaaatgtgtttatattGTATGCAATGTATgcagtatatataatatagcttCTTTGTATATATGCTAtgattttttatgtgtttcCGTTGCCAACATTTAAGTAAATAGTTGCGATAGCTGCATTTGTTGCCTTCACTCTTACTTTCACCATATTTTACTGTTAACTTATCGCTCGCATTGGCTTGGTTGTTTTATAAGTTTTAATGCTTGTTGCCTTTTTGTATGAAAACTTAGTTATAAGTATAACACGTCGCTACATAAATTGTATGTTCTCgtttaaaacaatttgtttttttttttgttacgatTTTCGTggtaaattatttttcgaactgttgcttttttactttgttcatttttagtttatacatttaatttagtttctttaacttttgcatttttaactaacgcacaaaaaaaaacgcaaaatagtTTCAAAGTTATTTACGGCGCTGGTAATACAGCTTCAATTATTTACTCTTGTTTATTTcactttgtgttttatatttatattatttagtactttcgttttaatttttttataacgtACTTTTTCGTATTTCTTAGTTTGTTTCATTTTATaagctttctttagtttaatcGATATTTAATTTACGAAAAGATTCTTCAGGTACACTCACACATTTAGGCGATGGCGGCGAGACTGGTGTGGGCGGCGTCTTATTTGCAACCGCACCAACTGCAGGCTCAATCTGTCGCAATGTCTCATCGACTCCATACTTTTCATCCTCATCGAAATAATCACTAAAATCGTTGAGCTGTTGTTCGAAATTTGACATGGCCTCTTCGTAGGTGCCATTATTGCCACCATATTCGACGGGCAGATACTCCTTACCGATGGCCTTCTGTAGTGACTCCAGCGTAGAGTGTATGTGGAGCTGTGTGTGAATGACAGAAGAACAATGAGTATGAGAAATTCAATGGAATAAAGCACGCTGTAAGTGTGTAAGCCTGACTAAAGTAGTCTGCTATAAATTAACGGTTTACTTTAGTTTTATGTTCGAGAATATTATATTGCAATATCCAAGACGACCTTAAGCTGAACCTACACAGCAAGCGTATGCATGAATgtagaagtatatatatattttttgtttcagttttttttgtACAGCTTCAGCTTGTTATTAGCACTCAATATTTCTGACTACACCACTCATATGTCTGCCAACTCACCAATTCTCTTTGTTTCATAACCAGACGCAccaaattcaatataatttggGCATCCATGGAAGCATTGACGATGTGTGTGCCCACCAAATTGGTGGGTACGCCATATTCTAAGAATGCGGCCatctttttgaataaattcgCTTCGAATTGACGCAACAATGCATACGGTATCTTTGAGAAATCGATTATTTCAAGCACACCACTAATAATCCAATTATCATCGGTGTTGGCCTCAATCTCGGAACGAAACATTATGAAACGGAAGATATCTTTGGCCGTATATAGGGAAGTATCAATTTGTCCCATACGTGTGAAGTGTATGCGTGGACCGCCTGGACCCGCTGGCTTCGGTAGTGTGGCGAATATGCtgtgtaaagaaattaaatacaatttattaattataaaattgaatattgTATTATGCCAAAAATCAAACTCACCCCGCACGACAGATGCCAAATACTTTCTCGTCAATGCGTCGAGACTTAAGTAAATCGCCAGCTGTTGTTTTGTATGTGTAATAGTAGTCGATACGTTTCTTTGCCTCGTCCATATCGTATTTGCAGAAACGCAGGAAGCCCACAAGGAATTGATCATCGGTGCGCGCTGTCAAATATGGCTGCTCTTCAATCCACTGTCGTAGCTCTATAATTTTGCTGGCTATATTTGACTCGATTTCATTAAGTTCGGTGCGCGCGACCGCAGCCAGCTCAGGGACCAGTGGGCGAATTTGTGACATTATATCTATACGGCGATTTTGTACTTGCACCGGTAATGGTAGTAATTACACAATTTTGTTGGGCCAgaagaattttttcaaatattttttatttggttttcctTTAACggtgatttaaaatattatttagctgTAATTAGACATGTTAGAGAATGTTTAGAATTTCAAATAAACGAAAAACGTAATAAATTGTCATTttggttttctgttttttttttctgtattcAAACCACAGTTTCACACATGctatttgtataaatactgATACAGGggtataaataattgtaaaatatttccagTTAGTGACGGTTTATTGTACGCTTCAAATACATTACTACACTTCACTTCGCAGCGACTTTTTGTActaacttaaaaaattattaatttttatttttatttcgcttatCGTTTTCTAACGGCTTAAGTGTGGATTATTCTTCCTGttctttgtatatttataaaaaaaaatgccaacATTATTGTCGCAAACGTAAATTCAAACTGATTGCAAAAACGCAGTCGCAAAAATATCGCTTATAAAATTTACCGTACATTCGTCACTACCCTTTTCCTGATTAGAAACTAATACAGTCCAGCCGATTCCCCTGTGCCAGCGCAAGATGGTTTTGTTACAGGCTTTGTTGtcgattgttgttattgttgattaATGGTTCGCTGTAGATATATTTTCCTACTGAtaagatatttaaatacatattgcctacatgcacacacacacagccacaaatTTACGGCTTTATAATAAATGCggttatgtatgtacaacatatgtatttgtaagttTTGTTTAAGGCTTTTTCAATATAgaaatcattaaataaatttttaacggCTAAACCGTTTAAGTGCCACCTTCAAAGTAAGCgcatataatttctttattgtttacaaaattctattagaaatatttttatatttattatagcaTGCTGCTAATCCGTACAAAGTAATTATTTACTATGAGTCATTCTTTGGTATTGTGCAACAACCTTGGACTCAAACCTGACACAATTTTTCTGAGAATACCCTTTTATTAGTTCATTAGCTTGAAATGTAGCGTATTTGTATGTGGAAAGCTTCcgcttataaaataattaaagaagcaGTAAGGAAGTTCGGGTCTAACGGAACATGTTATACTCTAACAATTTATACTATAATGCATATGCGGCATAAAGTCTACTAGAGTAAtggaaatcattatatatatttcgatttaatcgaccagtgcttgaccctagagacatctattggaaaactgcggaaagttgtagacctaatatgaaagctgagataattcctggaccgatttcaactatttttgtcattgggatataaaataaccaaaattaTACGTTCATCTAATTTTGTTATGGTATctcacatatatattaatacataaatactgtataaacTGTATAAACCGG belongs to Zeugodacus cucurbitae isolate PBARC_wt_2022May chromosome 6, idZeuCucr1.2, whole genome shotgun sequence and includes:
- the LOC105211224 gene encoding alpha-tocopherol transfer protein-like isoform X1, whose product is MSQIRPLVPELAAVARTELNEIESNIASKIIELRQWIEEQPYLTARTDDQFLVGFLRFCKYDMDEAKKRIDYYYTYKTTAGDLLKSRRIDEKVFGICRAGIFATLPKPAGPGGPRIHFTRMGQIDTSLYTAKDIFRFIMFRSEIEANTDDNWIISGVLEIIDFSKIPYALLRQFEANLFKKMAAFLEYGVPTNLVGTHIVNASMDAQIILNLVRLVMKQRELLHIHSTLESLQKAIGKEYLPVEYGGNNGTYEEAMSNFEQQLNDFSDYFDEDEKYGVDETLRQIEPAVGAVANKTPPTPVSPPSPKCVSVPEESFRKLNID
- the LOC105211224 gene encoding alpha-tocopherol transfer protein-like isoform X2, coding for MSQIRPLVPELAAVARTELNEIESNIASKIIELRQWIEEQPYLTARTDDQFLVGFLRFCKYDMDEAKKRIDYYYTYKTTAGDLLKSRRIDEKVFGICRAGIFATLPKPAGPGGPRIHFTRMGQIDTSLYTAKDIFRFIMFRSEIEANTDDNWIISGVLEIIDFSKIPYALLRQFEANLFKKMAAFLEYGVPTNLVGTHIVNASMDAQIILNLVRLVMKQRELLHIHSTLESLQKAIGKEYLPVEYGGNNGTYEEAMSNFEQQLNDFSDYFDEDEKYGVDETLRQIEPAVGAVANKTPPTPVSPPSPKCKSSFNIWNLLSS